Proteins encoded in a region of the Pseudomonas viciae genome:
- a CDS encoding MbtH family protein produces MTSVFDREDIVFQVVVNHEEQYSIWPDYKAVPEGWRTVGKSGFKKECLAYIEETWTDMRPLSLRKKMEEQAAAIH; encoded by the coding sequence ATGACTTCAGTATTCGACCGCGAGGACATCGTCTTTCAGGTCGTGGTCAACCACGAAGAACAGTATTCGATCTGGCCCGACTACAAGGCCGTTCCCGAAGGCTGGCGCACCGTCGGCAAAAGCGGCTTCAAGAAGGAATGCCTGGCCTACATCGAAGAAACCTGGACCGACATGCGCCCGTTGAGCTTGCGCAAGAAGATGGAAGAGCAGGCGGCTGCGATTCATTGA
- a CDS encoding LysR family transcriptional regulator yields MPRRFDYLADVEAFVTVVEKGTLSAGAVALGTTPSVLSRAISRLEARLGVQLLRRTTRRLNLTDAGALYLEQSRSAFALIDDVERRIQGQDGVLSGRVRLSVPTTYGHYRLPSLLSCFGQAFPQVRVELSITNRNVDLVAEGYDLAIRLGPLPDSGLVGRKLEDARLCLVAAPQYLERAGTPRHLDELATHVCLPFVMPSSGRIAPWLFRINHEDREWLPAGNVQVSDDVLGIVSLAQAGMGICQTYDFIVRERIERGELVALLEDVGGRSRPFSIIYPPHRQLPAAARALIDFLMGQ; encoded by the coding sequence ATGCCCCGTCGATTTGATTACCTGGCCGACGTGGAAGCCTTTGTCACGGTCGTGGAAAAAGGCACCCTCAGCGCCGGTGCCGTGGCGCTGGGGACCACGCCTTCGGTCCTGAGCCGCGCCATCTCCCGCCTCGAAGCCCGGCTCGGGGTGCAACTGCTACGACGCACGACCCGGCGGCTGAACCTGACCGATGCCGGGGCCTTGTACCTGGAACAGTCGCGCTCGGCCTTTGCCCTGATTGACGATGTCGAACGGCGAATCCAGGGCCAGGACGGCGTCTTGTCCGGTCGCGTACGCCTGAGCGTGCCGACCACCTACGGCCATTACCGCCTGCCATCGCTGCTGTCGTGCTTCGGCCAGGCTTTTCCACAGGTGCGGGTCGAGCTGAGCATTACCAACCGCAATGTCGATCTGGTGGCTGAGGGGTATGACTTGGCGATCCGTCTCGGGCCGCTGCCGGACAGCGGACTGGTCGGCCGCAAGCTCGAAGACGCCCGCCTTTGCCTGGTGGCCGCGCCGCAATACCTGGAACGCGCCGGAACGCCCCGGCACCTCGACGAACTGGCCACCCACGTCTGCCTGCCCTTCGTGATGCCCAGCAGCGGACGCATCGCACCCTGGCTGTTTCGCATAAACCATGAAGATCGGGAATGGCTGCCAGCGGGCAATGTCCAGGTGTCCGACGATGTGCTGGGTATCGTATCCCTGGCCCAGGCCGGGATGGGGATCTGCCAGACCTATGACTTCATCGTCCGGGAGCGAATCGAGCGAGGGGAACTGGTGGCGTTGCTGGAGGACGTTGGCGGGCGCAGCCGACCGTTTTCAATCATCTACCCGCCCCATCGACAATTGCCGGCGGCTGCACGGGCGTTGATTGATTTTTTGATGGGACAATAA
- a CDS encoding type 1 glutamine amidotransferase domain-containing protein, with translation MKKLTTLATSVVLAGISVAAHADNVLVVLSDSDHLDLKNGKVFSTGFYLNELLQPVKLLLDAGHQVTFATPEGKAPTLDRSSVDKMYFNNDSAELERYQALLAQLKITSAKDSPVVSLARAEQIGLEQFDALYIPGGHAPMQDLLTSASLGRVLTHFHDQGKTTALVCHGPIALLSTLPDAKGFTGQLATNGQASAQADWIYAGYKMTVISNQEEELAKGLLGGGNMKFYPQTALEQAGGHYSSNTSPWTSHVVTDRELITGQNPASAVAVGQALLKRLKR, from the coding sequence ATGAAAAAGCTCACGACCTTGGCAACATCGGTTGTTCTGGCAGGCATCAGTGTCGCGGCCCATGCCGATAACGTGCTGGTGGTCCTGTCCGATTCCGATCATCTGGATCTGAAAAATGGCAAGGTCTTCTCCACCGGGTTTTACCTCAACGAATTGCTGCAACCGGTGAAACTGTTGCTGGATGCCGGTCACCAGGTGACGTTCGCGACGCCCGAGGGCAAGGCGCCGACGCTGGACCGGTCCTCGGTGGACAAGATGTACTTCAATAACGACTCGGCGGAGCTGGAGCGCTATCAGGCGTTGCTGGCGCAGTTGAAGATCACGTCGGCCAAGGACTCGCCGGTAGTCAGCCTGGCCCGTGCCGAGCAGATCGGCCTGGAGCAGTTCGACGCCCTGTACATCCCCGGCGGGCATGCACCGATGCAGGATTTGCTCACGAGCGCCTCATTGGGGCGGGTGCTGACGCACTTCCACGACCAGGGCAAGACCACCGCGCTGGTTTGCCACGGACCAATAGCGTTGCTCTCGACCCTGCCCGATGCCAAGGGCTTCACTGGCCAGTTGGCCACCAATGGCCAGGCCTCGGCCCAGGCCGATTGGATCTACGCGGGGTACAAGATGACGGTGATCAGCAATCAGGAAGAAGAGCTGGCCAAGGGGCTGCTGGGCGGCGGAAACATGAAGTTCTATCCGCAAACCGCGCTGGAGCAGGCGGGTGGGCACTACAGCAGCAATACCTCGCCGTGGACGTCCCATGTGGTAACGGATCGGGAGTTGATCACGGGCCAGAACCCGGCGTCGGCGGTGGCGGTGGGGCAGGCGTTGCTCAAGCGGTTGAAGCGCTGA
- the ppsR gene encoding posphoenolpyruvate synthetase regulatory kinase/phosphorylase PpsR codes for MKRSAFFISDGTGITAETLGQSLLAQFENITFAKFIRPYIDNVDKARAMVQQINKAAETDGFRPIIFDTIVNQDIREILATSNGFMIDIFSTFLAPLEQELSEHSSYSVGKSHSIGHNSNYMERIEAVNFALDNDDGARTHYYDKADLILVGVSRCGKTPTCLYMAMQFGIRAANYPLTEDDMERLQLPSALRAHQHKLFGLTIDPDRLTAIRNERKPNSRYSSYAQCEFEVREVENLFRRENIPHINSTHFSVEEISAKILVEKGVERRFK; via the coding sequence ATGAAACGATCTGCTTTCTTTATCTCCGACGGCACCGGCATCACGGCCGAGACGCTAGGCCAAAGCCTGTTGGCGCAATTCGAAAACATTACCTTCGCCAAATTCATACGTCCGTACATCGACAACGTCGACAAAGCGCGGGCCATGGTACAGCAAATCAATAAAGCCGCCGAAACCGACGGTTTTCGTCCGATTATCTTCGATACCATCGTCAATCAGGACATCCGTGAGATTCTCGCAACGTCCAATGGTTTCATGATCGACATTTTTTCCACCTTCCTGGCGCCCCTGGAGCAGGAACTGAGCGAGCACTCGTCCTACTCGGTCGGCAAGTCCCATTCCATTGGCCACAACTCCAATTACATGGAGCGGATCGAGGCGGTCAACTTCGCCCTGGACAACGATGACGGCGCCCGCACGCATTATTACGACAAGGCCGACCTGATCCTGGTGGGGGTGTCGCGCTGTGGCAAGACGCCGACGTGCCTGTACATGGCGATGCAATTTGGCATCCGTGCAGCCAACTATCCACTGACCGAAGACGACATGGAGCGCCTGCAACTGCCCAGCGCCCTGCGCGCCCATCAGCACAAGCTGTTCGGCCTGACCATTGACCCGGACCGCCTCACCGCGATCCGTAACGAACGCAAACCCAACAGCCGCTATTCGAGCTACGCCCAGTGCGAATTCGAAGTGCGCGAGGTGGAAAACCTGTTCCGGCGGGAGAACATTCCCCATATCAATTCCACGCATTTTTCCGTGGAAGAGATTTCGGCGAAGATTCTGGTGGAGAAAGGGGTGGAGCGGCGGTTCAAATAA
- the ppsA gene encoding phosphoenolpyruvate synthase has product MVEYVVSLDKLGVHDVEHVGGKNASLGEMISNLAGAGVSVPGGFATTAQAYRDFLELSGLNQQIHDALDALDVDDVNALAKTGAQIRQWIMEAEFPEKLNAEIRTAFAKLSEGNPDIAVAVRSSATAEDLPDASFAGQQETFLNIRGVENVIRAAKEVFASLFNDRAISYRVHQGFDHKLVALSAGVQRMVRSETGTAGVMFTLDTESGFRDVVFITGAYGLGETVVQGAVNPDEFYVHKGTLEAGRPAILRRNLGSKAIKMIYGDEAKAGRSVKTVDVDKAERARFCLSDAEVSELAKQAMIIEKHYKCPMDIEWAKDGDDGKLYIVQARPETVKSRTQANVMERYLLKETGTVLVEGRAIGQRIGAGKVRIIKDVSEMDKVQAGDVLVSDMTDPDWEPVMKRASAIVTNRGGRTCHAAIIARELGIPAVVGCGNATQLLKDGQGVTVSCAEGDTGYIFEGELGFDIKKNSVDAMPDLPFKIMMNVGNPDRAFDFAQLPNAGVGLARLEFIINRMIGVHPKALLNYDGLPQEIKDSVDKRIAGYDDPVGFYVEKLVEGISTLAAAFWPKKVIVRLSDFKSNEYANLIGGKLYEPEEENPMLGFRGASRYISESFRDCFELECRALKRVRNVMGLTNVEIMVPFVRTLGEASQVVDLLAENGLARGDNGLRVIMMCELPSNAILAEEFLEFFDGFSIGSNDLTQLTLGLDRDSGIIAHLFDERNPAVKKLLANAIAACNKAGKYIGICGQGPSDHPDLAKWLMEQGIESVSLNPDSVLETWFFLAEGQAAV; this is encoded by the coding sequence TTGGTAGAGTACGTAGTTTCCCTCGATAAGCTCGGCGTCCATGATGTGGAGCATGTGGGGGGCAAGAACGCATCCCTGGGCGAGATGATCAGTAACCTCGCCGGTGCCGGCGTATCGGTGCCAGGTGGCTTCGCCACGACCGCTCAGGCTTATCGTGACTTTCTGGAACTGAGTGGCCTGAACCAGCAGATTCACGATGCGCTCGATGCCCTGGACGTCGATGACGTCAATGCCCTGGCCAAGACCGGTGCCCAGATCCGCCAATGGATCATGGAAGCCGAGTTCCCCGAGAAACTGAACGCCGAAATCCGTACCGCATTCGCCAAGTTGTCCGAAGGCAATCCCGACATTGCCGTCGCCGTGCGCTCCTCGGCCACCGCCGAAGACCTGCCGGATGCCTCCTTCGCCGGCCAGCAGGAAACCTTCCTGAACATCCGTGGCGTGGAAAACGTCATCCGTGCCGCCAAGGAAGTCTTCGCCTCTCTCTTTAACGACCGTGCCATTTCCTATCGCGTGCATCAGGGCTTCGACCATAAGCTGGTCGCCCTGTCCGCCGGTGTGCAGCGCATGGTCCGCTCCGAAACCGGTACCGCCGGCGTGATGTTCACCCTCGACACCGAATCGGGTTTCCGTGACGTGGTGTTTATCACCGGCGCCTACGGCCTGGGTGAAACCGTCGTGCAGGGCGCGGTGAACCCGGATGAGTTCTACGTCCACAAGGGCACGCTGGAAGCCGGTCGTCCAGCGATCCTGCGGCGCAACCTGGGCAGCAAAGCCATCAAGATGATCTACGGCGACGAAGCCAAGGCCGGTCGTTCGGTGAAAACCGTCGACGTGGACAAGGCCGAGCGCGCACGTTTCTGCCTGAGCGACGCCGAAGTCAGCGAGCTGGCCAAGCAGGCGATGATCATCGAGAAGCACTACAAGTGCCCGATGGACATCGAATGGGCCAAGGACGGTGACGACGGCAAGCTGTACATCGTGCAGGCCCGTCCGGAAACCGTGAAGAGCCGCACCCAGGCCAACGTCATGGAGCGCTACCTGCTCAAGGAAACCGGCACTGTGCTGGTGGAAGGCCGTGCCATCGGCCAGCGCATCGGCGCCGGCAAGGTGCGGATCATCAAGGACGTCTCGGAGATGGACAAGGTCCAGGCCGGCGACGTACTGGTCTCCGACATGACCGACCCGGATTGGGAACCGGTGATGAAGCGTGCCAGCGCCATCGTCACCAACCGTGGCGGGCGCACCTGCCACGCGGCGATCATCGCCCGTGAACTGGGCATCCCGGCTGTGGTGGGTTGCGGCAACGCCACCCAGTTGTTGAAAGACGGCCAGGGCGTGACCGTTTCCTGCGCCGAAGGCGATACCGGTTACATCTTTGAAGGCGAGCTGGGCTTCGACATCAAGAAGAACTCCGTCGATGCCATGCCGGACCTGCCGTTCAAGATCATGATGAACGTCGGCAACCCGGACCGCGCCTTTGACTTCGCGCAGTTGCCCAACGCTGGCGTGGGCCTGGCCCGCCTGGAATTCATCATCAACCGCATGATCGGCGTGCACCCCAAGGCGCTGCTGAACTACGACGGCCTGCCGCAGGAAATCAAGGACAGCGTCGACAAGCGCATTGCCGGCTACGACGATCCGGTCGGTTTCTACGTCGAGAAGCTGGTGGAGGGTATCAGCACCCTGGCGGCGGCATTCTGGCCGAAAAAGGTCATCGTGCGCCTGTCGGACTTCAAGTCCAACGAATACGCCAACCTGATCGGCGGCAAGCTTTACGAGCCGGAAGAAGAAAACCCGATGCTGGGCTTCCGTGGGGCCTCTCGCTACATCAGCGAATCGTTCCGTGACTGCTTCGAGCTCGAGTGCCGTGCCCTCAAGCGCGTGCGTAACGTGATGGGCCTGACCAACGTCGAGATCATGGTGCCGTTCGTCCGTACCCTGGGCGAAGCGAGCCAGGTCGTCGACCTGCTGGCGGAAAACGGCCTGGCCCGTGGCGACAATGGCTTGCGCGTGATCATGATGTGCGAGCTGCCGTCCAACGCGATCCTGGCTGAAGAGTTCCTCGAGTTCTTCGACGGTTTCTCCATCGGTTCCAACGACTTGACCCAGCTGACCCTGGGCCTGGACCGTGACTCCGGGATCATCGCCCACCTGTTTGACGAGCGGAACCCGGCGGTCAAGAAACTGCTGGCCAATGCCATCGCTGCCTGTAACAAGGCCGGCAAGTATATCGGCATCTGCGGCCAGGGCCCTTCGGACCACCCGGACCTGGCCAAGTGGCTGATGGAGCAGGGCATCGAAAGCGTTTCGTTGAACCCCGACTCCGTGCTGGAAACCTGGTTCTTCCTGGCTGAGGGTCAGGCTGCGGTCTGA
- a CDS encoding alpha/beta fold hydrolase: MQSSSNLFPVALISAERRGDLSEDVYRLKPGNSPDYSVELAVTRLGMADGSDIRGVPVILLHGSFSNRRFWYSPKGLGLGAYLARLGFDVWIPEMRGHGLSQRNQGYRNNRVADYARYDLPAIGAFVREQSGQVPHWIGHSLGGITLAAALGGHYLGEPAVASVALFGTQVSRTYWPLKIPPVEWSGRFILKRFAQLSGSRLKRGPEDEPIGLALESMRWYGLFGRFGDAEKNWWAGLADVQVPVLAVSATGDHQDPTWACRKLFDQIGSEHKQFVCLGREQGFKGDFGHVEMLVSKAAQAEVWPLVARWLQDQQAPLLESLPALAEAV; this comes from the coding sequence ATGCAAAGCAGCAGCAACCTATTTCCTGTCGCCCTGATCAGCGCCGAACGGCGTGGTGATCTGAGCGAAGACGTCTATCGTTTGAAGCCTGGCAACAGCCCGGACTACAGCGTTGAGCTGGCCGTTACCCGATTGGGCATGGCCGATGGCAGCGATATACGCGGCGTTCCGGTGATTCTGTTGCACGGCAGCTTTTCCAACCGACGTTTCTGGTACTCGCCCAAGGGCCTGGGCCTGGGGGCGTACCTTGCCCGCCTGGGGTTTGATGTCTGGATTCCCGAGATGCGCGGCCACGGACTGTCCCAGCGTAACCAGGGCTATCGCAACAACCGCGTGGCCGACTACGCCCGTTACGACTTGCCCGCCATCGGTGCCTTCGTGCGTGAGCAGAGCGGGCAGGTGCCACACTGGATCGGTCATTCCCTGGGAGGCATCACCCTGGCAGCAGCCCTGGGCGGCCACTACCTGGGCGAGCCTGCGGTGGCTTCAGTGGCGCTTTTTGGCACCCAGGTCAGCCGCACCTACTGGCCGCTGAAGATCCCTCCGGTGGAGTGGAGCGGACGCTTCATCCTCAAGCGGTTTGCCCAATTGTCTGGTTCACGGCTCAAGCGCGGCCCCGAGGACGAGCCCATCGGGCTGGCCCTGGAGAGCATGCGATGGTACGGCCTGTTCGGACGTTTCGGCGATGCCGAGAAGAACTGGTGGGCCGGATTGGCCGATGTCCAGGTGCCGGTGCTGGCGGTGAGTGCCACGGGTGATCACCAGGACCCGACCTGGGCCTGCCGCAAACTCTTCGACCAGATCGGTTCCGAGCACAAGCAGTTTGTCTGCCTGGGCCGGGAGCAGGGTTTCAAGGGTGATTTTGGCCACGTCGAGATGCTGGTCAGCAAAGCCGCACAGGCTGAGGTCTGGCCTTTGGTCGCGCGCTGGCTGCAGGATCAGCAGGCGCCGTTGCTGGAAAGCTTGCCCGCCCTGGCCGAGGCGGTTTAA
- the rraA gene encoding ribonuclease E activity regulator RraA — MNHYLTPDLCDAYPDLVQVLEPMFSNFGGRDSFGGEIVTIKCFEDNSRVKEQVELKGNGKVLVVDGGGSLRRALLGDMLAEKAAKNGWEGLVIYGCIRDVDIIAQTDLGVQALASHPMKTDRRGVGELNVPVTFAGVTFRPGEYVYADNNGVIVSPSPLKMPE; from the coding sequence ATGAACCATTACCTCACGCCCGACCTGTGCGACGCCTACCCAGACCTGGTGCAGGTGTTGGAACCGATGTTCAGCAATTTCGGTGGCCGCGATTCCTTCGGCGGCGAAATCGTGACCATCAAGTGCTTCGAGGACAACTCGCGGGTCAAGGAGCAGGTTGAGCTCAAGGGCAACGGCAAGGTGTTGGTGGTCGACGGCGGTGGCTCCCTGCGCCGGGCGTTGCTGGGCGACATGCTGGCCGAAAAAGCCGCGAAAAATGGCTGGGAAGGGCTGGTGATCTACGGTTGCATCCGCGACGTCGATATCATCGCCCAGACGGATCTCGGGGTTCAGGCCCTGGCCAGTCATCCGATGAAAACCGACCGGCGTGGCGTCGGCGAACTCAATGTGCCGGTGACCTTTGCCGGTGTGACGTTTCGTCCGGGTGAATATGTCTATGCGGACAATAACGGCGTGATCGTCTCGCCGAGCCCGCTGAAGATGCCTGAATGA
- a CDS encoding zinc transporter ZntB: MFEEENAQWGLVHALVLDGKGGARSIARTELDDLQLQAHESLWLHWDRSHPQTHTWLRKSSGLSEFNCDLLLEENTRPRLLPLPNAELLLFLRGINLNPGAEPEDMVSVRIFASAQRVISLRLRPLRATDELLAQLAEGKGPKTASELILYMAQYLTNKVQDLVTCLSEIVDTEEEKLDTDERYTPEHDAILHIRRRAAGLKRFLAPQRDIFAQMTRLKLPWFVDDDGDYWNELNNSLTRYLEELELTRERVGLVLEAEDRRLSVRMNRTMYRFGIITGIFLPMSFLTGLLGINVGGIPFSASPYGFMVACCLMVCVALGQWWLFRRLRWV, encoded by the coding sequence ATGTTCGAGGAAGAAAACGCGCAATGGGGGCTGGTGCATGCCCTGGTGCTGGACGGTAAAGGCGGCGCGCGTTCCATAGCCCGGACTGAACTCGATGATTTGCAGTTGCAGGCCCATGAAAGCCTGTGGCTGCACTGGGATCGCAGTCATCCGCAAACCCACACCTGGCTGCGCAAATCCAGCGGCCTGAGCGAATTCAACTGCGACCTGTTGCTTGAAGAGAACACCCGGCCGCGGCTGTTGCCGTTGCCCAACGCCGAGCTGCTGCTGTTTCTCAGGGGGATCAACCTCAACCCGGGTGCTGAGCCGGAAGACATGGTCTCGGTGCGCATCTTCGCGTCCGCCCAGCGGGTCATCTCCCTGCGCCTGCGTCCATTGCGCGCCACCGATGAGCTGCTGGCGCAATTGGCCGAGGGCAAGGGACCGAAAACCGCGTCGGAACTCATCCTCTATATGGCGCAATACCTCACCAACAAGGTGCAGGATCTGGTCACTTGCCTCTCTGAAATCGTCGATACCGAGGAAGAAAAACTCGATACCGACGAACGGTATACCCCTGAGCACGACGCCATTTTGCACATCCGTCGAAGGGCCGCCGGGCTGAAGCGATTCCTGGCGCCACAACGGGACATCTTCGCTCAGATGACTCGGCTTAAATTGCCGTGGTTTGTCGACGACGATGGCGACTACTGGAATGAATTGAACAACAGCCTGACCCGTTATCTCGAAGAGCTGGAATTGACTCGAGAGCGCGTGGGGCTTGTGCTGGAGGCCGAAGACCGGCGTCTTTCGGTACGCATGAACCGCACGATGTACCGCTTTGGCATCATCACCGGGATTTTCCTGCCGATGAGTTTTCTCACCGGCCTTTTGGGCATCAACGTCGGCGGTATTCCGTTCTCCGCGAGCCCTTACGGCTTCATGGTCGCTTGCTGCTTGATGGTCTGCGTGGCCCTGGGGCAGTGGTGGTTATTCCGCCGTTTGCGCTGGGTGTGA
- a CDS encoding mechanosensitive ion channel family protein, translated as MELDLWTQSLVTAMTALWTKVANFIPNLFGALVVLLLGFVVAKLLDTLLSKLLAKLGLDRLMGGTGLTKLLSRGGIQVPISTLVGKIVYWFVLLIFLVSAAESLGLERVSATLDMLALYLPKVFGAALVLLVGVLLAQLANGLVRGAAEGVGLDYAAGVGRIAQGLVIIISISVAISQLEVKTDLLNHVIVIVLITVGLAVALAMGLGSREIAGQILAGIYVRELYEVGQQVRVGEVEGQIEEIGTVKTTLLTEEGELVSLSNRILLEQHVSSR; from the coding sequence ATGGAACTTGATCTCTGGACCCAGAGCCTCGTCACGGCAATGACTGCGTTGTGGACCAAGGTGGCTAACTTCATTCCCAACCTTTTCGGCGCGCTGGTCGTGCTGCTGCTGGGTTTTGTCGTGGCCAAGCTGCTGGACACGCTGCTGTCCAAGTTGCTCGCCAAACTGGGTCTCGACCGCCTGATGGGGGGCACCGGCCTGACCAAACTGTTGTCCCGGGGTGGCATCCAGGTGCCGATCTCGACCCTGGTCGGCAAGATCGTCTATTGGTTCGTGCTGCTTATTTTCCTGGTTTCTGCGGCTGAGTCCCTTGGCCTTGAGCGAGTTTCAGCTACGCTCGATATGCTTGCGCTGTATTTGCCGAAGGTTTTTGGTGCTGCGCTGGTGTTGCTGGTCGGCGTCTTGCTGGCGCAACTGGCCAACGGGCTGGTGCGCGGTGCGGCCGAAGGCGTGGGGTTGGACTATGCGGCGGGCGTGGGGCGAATCGCCCAGGGCCTGGTGATCATCATCAGTATTTCGGTCGCGATCAGCCAGTTGGAGGTCAAGACTGACCTGCTCAACCACGTCATCGTGATCGTATTGATTACCGTTGGTCTGGCGGTTGCGCTGGCAATGGGCTTGGGAAGCCGGGAAATCGCCGGGCAGATTCTTGCGGGAATTTATGTGCGTGAATTGTATGAGGTTGGGCAACAAGTGCGTGTTGGCGAGGTCGAAGGCCAGATCGAAGAGATCGGCACGGTGAAGACTACATTGCTGACCGAGGAGGGCGAACTGGTGTCGCTCTCCAATCGGATCCTGCTGGAACAGCATGTGAGTAGCCGCTAA
- the sigX gene encoding RNA polymerase sigma factor SigX codes for MNKPQSLSTRYDPRDLSDEELVARAHTELFHVTRAYEELMRRYQRTLFNVCARYLGNDRDADDVCQEVMLKVLYGLKNFEGKSKFKTWLYSITYNECITQYRKERRKRRLMDALSLDPLEEASEEKAPKPEEKGGLDRWLVYVNPIDREILVLRFVAELEFQEIADIMHMGLSATKMRYKRALDKLREKFAGIAET; via the coding sequence TTGAACAAACCCCAATCGCTATCTACGCGCTACGACCCCCGTGATCTCTCCGATGAGGAGTTGGTTGCGCGCGCGCATACGGAGCTGTTTCACGTAACACGCGCGTACGAAGAGTTGATGCGCCGTTACCAAAGAACATTATTTAACGTTTGTGCACGATATCTCGGGAACGATCGCGATGCTGATGATGTCTGTCAGGAGGTGATGTTGAAGGTGCTGTATGGCCTGAAGAACTTCGAGGGGAAATCGAAGTTCAAGACTTGGCTCTACAGCATCACGTACAACGAATGCATCACCCAGTACCGCAAGGAACGGCGAAAGCGTCGCTTGATGGACGCCTTGAGCCTGGATCCTCTCGAGGAAGCGTCTGAAGAAAAGGCGCCCAAACCCGAGGAGAAGGGTGGACTCGATCGCTGGCTGGTTTATGTAAACCCGATCGACCGGGAAATTCTGGTGCTACGATTTGTCGCAGAGCTAGAGTTCCAGGAGATCGCAGACATCATGCACATGGGTTTGAGCGCGACAAAAATGCGTTACAAGCGCGCTCTTGACAAATTGCGTGAGAAATTTGCGGGTATTGCTGAAACTTAG
- a CDS encoding OmpA family protein: MKLKNTLGFAIGSLIAATSFGALAQGQGAVEIEGFAKKEMFDSARDFKNNGNLFGGSVGYFLTDDVELRLAYDEVHNARSEDGRNIKGSNTALDALYHFNNPGDMLRPYVSAGFSDQSIGQNGKSGRNGSTFANVGGGAKLYFTDNFYARAGVEAQYNIDQGDTEWAPSVGIGVNFGGGSKPAAAPVPAPAEVCSDSDNDGVCDNVDKCPDTPANVTVDADGCPAVAEVVRVELDVKFDFDKSVVKPNSYGDIKNLADFMKQYPSTTTTVEGHTDSVGPDAYNQKLSERRATAVKNVLTNQYGVESSRVQSVGYGESRPVADNATEAGRAVNRRVEAQVEAQGK; encoded by the coding sequence ATGAAACTGAAAAACACCTTGGGCTTTGCCATTGGTTCTTTGATTGCTGCCACTTCGTTCGGCGCTCTGGCACAAGGCCAAGGCGCAGTTGAAATCGAAGGCTTCGCCAAGAAAGAAATGTTCGACAGCGCTCGGGACTTCAAGAACAACGGCAACCTGTTCGGCGGTTCGGTTGGTTACTTCCTGACCGACGACGTAGAACTGCGTCTGGCCTACGACGAAGTGCACAACGCACGTTCCGAAGACGGTCGTAACATCAAGGGCTCCAACACCGCTCTGGATGCTCTGTACCACTTCAACAACCCGGGCGACATGCTGCGTCCGTACGTTTCGGCTGGTTTCTCCGATCAGAGCATCGGCCAGAACGGCAAAAGTGGTCGTAACGGTTCCACCTTCGCCAACGTTGGCGGCGGTGCCAAGCTGTACTTCACCGACAACTTCTACGCCCGTGCCGGCGTTGAAGCTCAGTACAACATCGACCAGGGCGACACCGAGTGGGCTCCAAGCGTCGGTATCGGTGTGAACTTCGGTGGCGGCTCCAAGCCCGCTGCTGCTCCAGTTCCAGCTCCGGCTGAAGTCTGCTCCGACAGCGACAACGATGGCGTGTGCGACAACGTCGACAAGTGCCCTGACACCCCAGCCAACGTAACCGTTGACGCTGATGGCTGCCCAGCAGTTGCTGAAGTTGTACGTGTTGAGCTGGACGTCAAGTTCGACTTCGACAAGTCGGTCGTCAAGCCTAACAGCTACGGCGATATCAAGAACCTGGCTGACTTCATGAAGCAGTACCCATCCACCACCACTACTGTTGAAGGTCACACTGACTCCGTCGGTCCTGACGCTTACAACCAGAAACTGTCTGAGCGTCGTGCAACCGCCGTTAAGAACGTTCTGACCAACCAGTACGGTGTTGAATCGTCCCGCGTTCAGTCTGTTGGCTACGGCGAATCCCGCCCAGTTGCTGACAACGCCACTGAAGCTGGTCGTGCAGTTAACCGTCGCGTAGAAGCGCAGGTTGAAGCTCAAGGTAAGTAA